In the genome of Gopherus flavomarginatus isolate rGopFla2 unplaced genomic scaffold, rGopFla2.mat.asm mat_scaffold_330_arrow_ctg1, whole genome shotgun sequence, the window cgtctgagatctctgaaaaagaacatcttcccatccatgaacaagacagaaccaatctttaaaaggggaacagagacccctgggacttgcaGACTAGCTGGCCTCACTTCCACagttggagagatactggaatacgttcttaaacaatcagtttgtcagcagcacctacaggatactttggttcttaggactagtgagcatggatttgtcaagaacaaatcattccaaaccaatcctctttccttcttcggcagggttccagGCCTAGTGGagatgggtaaacagtagatgagATCTAtctcggtgttactaaggcttttgagacagtcccgtaggacagtctcacaagcaaatgagggaaatgcggtctagacgcattcagtgtgatgtgggtgaagagctggttgaaagtccagattccaagagcccttctccatgtttggttgtccaacagagagggtgtacccGTTGGGTTCAGCAGGGATCAGTCccgggtctggtactattcaatattttcattactgatttagAAAATGGACtgcagagcatgcttctaaaatttgcaaatgatcacaggattggaattcaaaacgcctttaacaaattggagaattggtcttgaGCCAAACttcctggctgggcccctctccctagactgggctgaagtgaaaccccagagccaaacactcctcttcctgggcagtgcgctccacccttgaatggtcagatgctgcttagcactgtcacagcagctttgcctgggggattctcccagcactttccaacagcgggaaagtatgaaatccccagcaacggaactcaggagtcctgaatcccagtcccctggtccagtgactccagcagagcacactccctctcataggcagggggagcggccatgagggcctgcttgtaattgccagctgtgggagggagtgtgaagcagtggttagcaaaggggcctggaaagaaggactgctgggtcccatccatacaTTTGACACTTcgtgtgaccctgagccagtagcttcccctccctatgcctgtttctcatcagtagggttggggtcacAGTCCCGACAgcccaggggggtggggaggctccaggaaggtgtgtaaagtgctgggatttcaggatcctgGAGGtgctgtcacccctgcactagggtgatgttctgcaccccctgctgctggtcaagtttctcctttccttggcaataagacagactcttgttttcccagccagctgatcgctcagtgtcatcaccctgcctgctggctgggcagggtaacttctcaggtcaccacccccctctccagccttccttgggcttggagagtgaggagaagggcgagggatgacactgaacatcctccatccatcgctccgtcaccagagcaagtgaTTGGCATTAGGGGTCCTCGATGGTGTCCCCTGTCtatctggggagaggcagaaagatggggagaaaatctctcccaaaggacattggatttacaaacagcccccaggagcccctcactctcagaccggGGACGGGCTTCttcagagccatctccagtgtgtttggcaaggtcccagcaatggggctcccagcccttcccttgtgggagactgttccccaggctgagagtctctgagctgggccagacccggggagctgctgagcatggaaatcaatgggaaatgagggggtcttggccttgctatgtctagggatgttgaagtggggaatggtttcccaggagaagtccggactccagggttctgttccttctctagcctgggagtggggtgggggggaggtgtgagtgtgccctgggctggcaggagggagctgcttgtccaaagtgaccgatggtctttgtgactgaccccagtgctcgaaaaggatgagactccccggttcttgcagcccaagggatgaggagggggaacgctgagggggagcagatcatgcaatgaactcctgacAGTGagtgtagcttgcactcccttcacccctgtggggggaggaggagctgctctggctggggcagggatggagagagaccaaacaagttggttagtgagaggctgccttgaccccagactcacgtCTGCTCCCCGCtcagttccaggatggccaggctcctgaggatgttcaggaagaaggctctgcaggcggccccagagcctgtgggaagcagctgccatcttccccaggagcggagTGGCCCCTTCGTCCCCActggtggggaaggagctcccggccgggccaggaggtggaagtgcctagccttctggaagaggaaacctgctcccggcACAGGCACcaaggtgggagaggcaccggccaggccaaaatggagctgggccaggatgcggctgggcaggcaggacccagcccaggagcagaacCAGGCAGGGTGGCTCCagggcttgttgtgtgggcagcagcggccccaggagcccagccccgatttccagcaggaggcattgccctgcccagtcagtggggaccttccagccttcccagagcaggaggtggaggatccctctcccagccccagcagctcggcccgctcCCCATTGGACAGCAGCAGCGCCTGGGACTCGGACAGCAGCGTGGCTGACGGACGcttctgctttgttccaggtaAGCTCAGGGAAAGGTGAGGAGGGGGTTGTGAACACCCCAGGtccaggccctcgagcagtgctatgggggcgGGTCCCCAGCTAAGgtggctggcctgagccactgaaccccactgacactaaatgctgccactttaatccttggtGCTCCATTGAGCGGGGGGTGGAAGGCACCTTCCAGGGAGTACAGGACAGTGGGAGGGGGTCTCTTTGCTAGggactcctgaaggagttgggggcttatgacactgaggctacttggaatcaaatacatttgaaatacaagTACATAgaccatattcataacttcaaatacagaaatggtacatgcatacagccagcataattataaccagcaaatggtaaccttgtcatagacacctcacatgccaacctttgcacaatatttgctgcacatatataacagtggtggcaacaatgatctccacggtcccagttcatattaataacatcacagaaggctatagagaagtgagagggaggagtcttccagccggcgtgtctcatccgtttctcccttgccgcttgggccTAGGTGGGAAGAGAGCGAAATgtgcctggctgaaggttttgctctcagtcttgaagattaagcccgacCCCCTGGCATGGGCAGGTCGGGTGGTCCTGGGCtatgtggggggggagggctcagttgggagaaggggcagacgaGGGGATTTTGtatctgatagataagggctttgtcagtggGAAGCTGTAGGTAACATACTGAGGGTGACAGTGAGCTATGagctagggtagcagcagcaggggagcaacatgtgtgtgtgggagaggggggttcacttggtaaaaatgaaccaGCCAAGCCGCTCCCTCTGCGGGAGCagaagcctctcatttatctcaactcccctccatgaaaatctccactcctcccccagcgCTGAGAGACCCCCTCGCTCCcgtggagatttgtaattgttctgacTCTTCCTTGCCCTTCTCCAAAAAGATTTCCCAGAATAATGaacaaggacatttcaaatgagaaaaacaaaccaaaccagagaaacccccaccacacacagtttgggtctgaatttttctactgaaatttggagacaataaaactcatccctttgttggccagaaaccaaagctagacctcctcCGCTgtggctgtgacttctgctaccaaaccaccaatgcTCTGagtcctcttgtgagacatttctctgcacaatactgctgctaatccacttactgactccaggaaacattttccttagcctggttccgtgtgtcactggtttctctagcaaagatcaatccctggccctgtggtccagatatcctcattcacatcaagcttcaagttgagaatcatttcccattcctgctctgtggtaggggagacttttaaacatgCTCTCTGTACGACTgtacatggctaagcaaagagaacaaacccaaagcccccatgtgctttgggagccaggtttgaggtgggaattctgtagttcagatgacttcaagcctcgacattgtgattctttaccagtttctctggcattggggaatTTTTgggctgatggctgagtggttaaggcgttggagtcaaaatccaatagggttcccctgcgcagtttcaaatcctgctcacagcgaggcctgtgttttagccagtctctaacccaggcaatacctctgtacaactccctgagacactctcaattctctccccaccccaagtaaatcctgttctgctcctttcatggaGATCCCTAGGACACCACcccacactgtgtccctgaggggtcaggcaaactctcagcacctgaagcctctgtcactcacctggtgccccatagatcagccatatccctggttctgctcctctctctagagtacgaaggaagccaagtcagcgactccatgggagctatggggctgcagaaccaacagaggaaaaataggtgctcaggactcactggcagccagctcctccccctcccactacaggccttgctgacaagctcctcctcttccccttcagcacctcccacatgccagtgatcagctgttcagtggggttcaggaggcactgggtggggagggggaggagcagggatgggaagaggtgggagtggttgaggaatggggcaggaagttgcaggatgggaagagatgggacaggggtggggacttgggggaaggggtggagtgggggcagggcctggggacgaaaggggggatttg includes:
- the LOC127042153 gene encoding uncharacterized protein LOC127042153 translates to MTLNILHPSLRHQSNSRMARLLRMFRKKALQAAPEPVGSSCHLPQERSGPFVPTGGEGAPGRARRWKCLAFWKRKPAPGTGTKVGEAPARPKWSWARMRLGRQDPAQEQNQAGWLQGLLCGQQRPQEPSPDFQQEALPCPVSGDLPAFPEQEVEDPSPSPSSSARSPLDSSSAWDSDSSVADGRFCFVPAKHKDPLRHRDTCLLLPRLLPSSVRICLPALELARQVWVLEVKSQ